CTTTTCTTCCCGATATGTACTGATCGTTTGATAGAGACCATAGGCGACCAAGACGGCCACGCCCGCAAAGGCCCGCGTCTCAAACCGCTCCAGGCCGATCAGCGCCCCGAAGGTCAACACCAGCACAACCAGCAACAGACTGCACCAGAATGCCGCCTGACGCGGGTGACGCTGCACGTACAACCTGGCCTGGTCGAGTCCGGTCTTCGCAGACTCCCGAAACCGCAACGTGATGTCGCTGATGTGTGTCATCGGTTCAACGTGACGACTTTCTCGCCCAACTCTTTGAGTTGTACAGCGACTGCGTCGGCATGGCGGCTGATGTTCAGCATGAGTATCAGAAACAGGCCCAGCACAAACAGGGTTCCCGCTGCCACCGCAATCCAAGGGGTGGTGATCGCGTGACGAGCCGGCGCAGGAATGCCGGTCACTGTTTCGCCGAGCGATAAGGGCGGCGCTTCTCCACGTTTCGCTTGGATGTCACGCCCCATTTCTTGCACCACGGCCTTGAGCTGATCTTTGCCTTGCAGCTTGTATTTGCCTTCAAATCCCAGTGCCAGACAGAGGTAGTACAGCTCGAGCAAGTCCATATTCAGTGGACGAGCCCCCCAGATCTCGTCCATCTGGTCGAAAAACCCTTGCCCCGCCGTGTCGGTGCCAAAGAGTTCGCTCTGCAAGCTCAACTCCGGCCATTGGTGTTTTTGAGGCCAGTTCGAGCCCATGATCATTTCATCCAGGTAGGCAGCGACGGCATACCCCGCCGCCTTCATGGTTTCTTTTGGCAGGCTAAGCTCATTCCCCGCCTGATTGACCTGATAGAAGAGGTCCAGCAGTTGAGACCGCAGTGCCCTCGGCTCTCCGCAATCCGCGGCAACCCGTAAGGAGATCCCCAACACCAAGAGATCATTGAAGAGGGTGATCAGATTCGCCTTCCGTTCCGTCACTGAGGCAGACATGGACGACACCTATCTGGTCCAGATGAGTTCCAACTTGGCCTCTTTCAAAGCCGGAGGCACATACACGGCGAGCGCCCGCGCTCGACAGATGGCCGCCCAGCGCGGCCCCTGATTCTCCAACCTGAAATACCTGTACCCTGCCTTGACCGCCATGGTCGGTGGAGGAGCCGCCACATGTGTGACCACCAACCCTTCGACAGCGTTGGACACGATGCTCTCCACCTCATCCGGCGCCGCGATGCGAACCTGCTTTACGAATTTGGGAAGCTGCTCATCCGTGACTCCTCCCGCAACCACGAGATAGAGATGACCGGATTGGAGCAGGAGCTCGTCTGCCACGGCCCCTTCCCAAATAAATTCTGTGCGCTGCGCAAGTGGAATCGACTCCATGCGTGTCTCTTCTTCTTTCAACGCCTGTCTGATTCTCGCGTCTATCTCCCGAAACACAGAGTACAGGTTGAAATGGTCGTATTGGGGGACCTCCATCGGATCGAGCATCGGGTAGACCGTGCTTAACTCGCCCAGCAGTCTGGCCAAGAGCAGATACAATCCTTCGGGGTGGGCATGACCTGCCTGAATGTAGTGTGCCAACACAGGGAGATGGGCATTGAGGATATGCAGACGCGAGCACCGAGCCTGATCCATGCCTCCCAAGCTCGCCGCAAGTTGTTGGGCCACCAGCGCCTTGCGCTTGGCGGACAGCAGTTCCAGCAGACTGCGTAATAGGCGCATGAGCCACGGTGAGGCACCGATGGTGAGGCAAGGAGGGAGGTACTTGTCTCGCAACACCAGGCCTCCACCGGAAGCCCTTTCAAGCTCCAATACTTTCAGCGTAATAAAACCGGCCGCATCTTCTCCCGAAAACAGAATTCGTAAGTTGGCTCTTGCGAGGAGAATTTCCCGTTTTTCTCCGGAATTAAGGTCCGCGACGCTGGCCCTGACCGCCACATAGCGGGTAGGTGCCCTGCCGCCGGTCTCGTCGAGGAGACAGTTCGGTCCATCGGTTCGCTCGGCGGGAATTCCTACGAACACATCCAAGTGATCCAAGGAGGGAGGGAAATAGTGGTCAACGGGGCGGGGCTCCAGCGGGCTCCCGTTCTCCTCTCCGGCGGCAACGCTGATCACCATCCCGTCCGGCAGGACACCTCTGAGCGCAAGAATGCGCACGATATTGTTTGCCAAATCGTCGGAATCCAACCGAACGGCTATCAACCCCCACCCGAAAGGATTCACCACGCGAAGCCGCTCCTGCAGCAACTGACCGTAATACTGATCCCATTGCTGAAAGTGGTGCGGGGCCAGGAACATGCCTTCATGCCAAACGACTTTGCCGGGCTGCCCCATAGACGAGCCTTTCGCTCAATCGACGATAATCTCTCGCTCTCGAATCTTGATCTTCACCGAGAGGATCCACAATTTATTGAGGTCCACCACTTGTCGCCATGCCTTTCCCTTTTCGCGAAACAACGCCATCACGCCGAAGTATTCCGCACCCTTCTTGCGCTCTTCCTTGAGAACCAACTCGGAATTGGGAAACAACGTGATCTCTTTCCTCCAGAGAATGTCTTTTTCAAGCACCTTATGGTCGCTCCTCGTAAGCGAGAGGAAATCGCCCTTTTGAAAACGCTCCTTGTTGCTGAGCTGATACAAACGCACGACAACCGGTAACGGCTTACC
Above is a genomic segment from Nitrospira defluvii containing:
- the icmH gene encoding type IVB secretion system protein IcmH/DotU; the encoded protein is MSASVTERKANLITLFNDLLVLGISLRVAADCGEPRALRSQLLDLFYQVNQAGNELSLPKETMKAAGYAVAAYLDEMIMGSNWPQKHQWPELSLQSELFGTDTAGQGFFDQMDEIWGARPLNMDLLELYYLCLALGFEGKYKLQGKDQLKAVVQEMGRDIQAKRGEAPPLSLGETVTGIPAPARHAITTPWIAVAAGTLFVLGLFLILMLNISRHADAVAVQLKELGEKVVTLNR
- the tssK gene encoding type VI secretion system baseplate subunit TssK is translated as MGQPGKVVWHEGMFLAPHHFQQWDQYYGQLLQERLRVVNPFGWGLIAVRLDSDDLANNIVRILALRGVLPDGMVISVAAGEENGSPLEPRPVDHYFPPSLDHLDVFVGIPAERTDGPNCLLDETGGRAPTRYVAVRASVADLNSGEKREILLARANLRILFSGEDAAGFITLKVLELERASGGGLVLRDKYLPPCLTIGASPWLMRLLRSLLELLSAKRKALVAQQLAASLGGMDQARCSRLHILNAHLPVLAHYIQAGHAHPEGLYLLLARLLGELSTVYPMLDPMEVPQYDHFNLYSVFREIDARIRQALKEEETRMESIPLAQRTEFIWEGAVADELLLQSGHLYLVVAGGVTDEQLPKFVKQVRIAAPDEVESIVSNAVEGLVVTHVAAPPPTMAVKAGYRYFRLENQGPRWAAICRARALAVYVPPALKEAKLELIWTR
- the tssJ gene encoding type VI secretion system lipoprotein TssJ codes for the protein MTFGRLRQSLLLCLLALLFGACGSLKVAVQSEVPHRDAEGKPLPVVVRLYQLSNKERFQKGDFLSLTRSDHKVLEKDILWRKEITLFPNSELVLKEERKKGAEYFGVMALFREKGKAWRQVVDLNKLWILSVKIKIREREIIVD